Within Acanthochromis polyacanthus isolate Apoly-LR-REF ecotype Palm Island chromosome 3, KAUST_Apoly_ChrSc, whole genome shotgun sequence, the genomic segment CAGGGAATCTTAACTTTAGCTGGGCagtttattaaaacattttcttttgttttatactGCATTTTGTAAGATGAACAAATGCTTATGAGTGTAAAATctaaatcttcaaaaaaaatgtgtgtcttTAAACCCTATCCTTCGCATCTGCGCAGTTGTGCGCAACATCAAGACTCACCAACACTCCTCTGTCGCAGCGCTACGTCATCAACGTTGGCGGTATTTTGAAAAAGCAGCAGCGTCTGTTGTTGTGGTCCGAGAAGTGGAGAAAAACTGTGGATTTTATCAATATGGTAAGTTTGCGCATCGTCTGAATGCATTTGAATGATTTCTAGATGTACGTAATAACAAACCACGTAGTGTTTGGTCATTTATTAGACAGAATATCGGTTCTGCTCATAAACGCTCGTCTCAGTTCAACTTTTCCTTAACTAGCTGATTGCTAACACGCAGTACAAAGCAAATCAGACTTGCCCAGAGTAACTTTACGTTGCATGGCTTAACTTAACTGAACTATAGTGGAGATATGCGGTCACTTGAAGCTGGTTACCAACTCGTTGAGTCAACCAGGGTTTGTGAACCTGGACATAAGCGCGTTCACATGAAAGAGGCGGGGCTGGCAGGAGGTGACCAATCACAAACATGGACAGGTAAACTGGCACGAGGAGGCATATTTTACAAACAAAGAGCAAATTATGATAGAGAAATGCGAAGATTTTAAGCACTTAACACAGACTAAAAGTGACACAGTTGCAGCAGCCAAAGCAGGGTGgaaacctgaaaaaaatgaaaaagtacaGACTGTGTGTATGTTAAGTATAACTACGAAATAATTAGGGCACTAGTACACCTTCCTATAGCTGTATATTCTGTCAGATGATTGAGGTGGTTATTGTACCCATCTAGCTTGTAGTCTAAGATAGATTTACTCTTTTAGCAGCAAAACTGGTGGTGTTAGACGCTCTgaatgcaaacaaaaataaacataaaacataattCAAATTTACATATTTCTCTCAAGGAGAACAAACTGTAATCTTGATATATGATGCAGGCTAAGAACAAGAGCTAGATGTGAACAATAATATCAATATCATTCTCAACATTACTATTCTCAGTAGTTTGTGCAGAAGTTTCAGTGTCATGtagcatttcattttcaagtGCAGTATTTTCATTACATGTGTGCTATTTCACTTTCATGAGAAAAATGTTAGTAtgatgtgcaatttttttcaggtgcaatattttattttttgtgtagtatttcattatcatgtgtgaTATTACTTATTATCTCACTATCATTGCCGGCATTACTTTTTACTATTCCATTCTAGCCTTATTTGAACATTAGTTCAGTAATTTATTGTACTTATATCTTTCTACGAGGCACTGTGTTTCtcaacttgtgttttttttgtttgtttttgggagcaagtaaagaaaaatgtaaaaacatgagTCCACGTCATAAGCAGGCTTCTTACAAATCCTATGAAGCAGAGGGCTATAGTACTTTAATCCGTTTTACGAATTTACTGCTCTAAAATGGCATATAGAGCAATGAAATGGCTGTGAAATTGCTTGCGTACCTCTAAAACCCTGTTCTCACTCTTAGTCCGTCTCTGTATCTGCACATGAGCTCTGCTAGGTTTTCTAAGGCTGATGACATTTTAAAAGAGAACTAATTGGTCAGTAAGAGGAGCGTCTATATTTCATACAGAGTTAAACTTGAAGTCACCTCTTTAACCCCAAATCCTGCTTTGTAGTACAGGTCTCTGCACCGTCTCAGcgtttttttgtgtgcatttaaaaataccaaagtTCACACCTGCCTGTTTTCCATGTTCAGGCTGAGGTGAAACCAGGCGGCCAGCTGTCAGAAGCTGCTCAGTCGGAGCTGCTGGACCTGTGTGAGGATCAGTTTGCTCAGCTGGAAAAGGTAAACGCGTGTTTTTTACCTCATGACTTCACAGGTCCCATAAGATGAAAAttgattttgttgtgttttggggCTACTTTGAACTTGGAGGTGTAAAGTAAAAGCTGTAAATATATGAAGATGGTTACTTATGCTATTCTTCaaggccccccccccccccccccccattgaTCTGTTAAAGTGGCAGAAATTTGTCATTCACTGGTCACCTTTTCAGTAATGATCCTCACAGCTTCATCCAGACATACCTACCACACCAGCATAGACATacgtgtcatttgtgtaatattgTCCTTTATTAACAGATGTGTACTATCTAGTAAAAACATCTAATAGCTTAGTTTATTTAACTGCTCCCTAATCACTGAAAATTCTGTCTGTGTGATGACAATTTCACGACTATTTTACCAACACTACtgtaaaaatatctcaaaaactgTGATTTAGGACGTCTGCTGTGCAAGGAGTTATTTGACTGCAGTGTATAAACTGTGACGCTGTGTGTGagagctcacctgtctgatgaGAAGAACAGTACAGTTTGACTTACCATTAGATCCTGATAGATCCTTGCTCCATGTCAGGGATAATTTATAATTTATGAATAATTAAAGTTACTTGCACTGTTATTTCAAATACAGTTTGAAAATTTTGCATAATCCTGCCACCTCACTGCCCACTGCTTCCAAAATGAGTCATTCTCAGTGAGCAGCTTGTCTTACTGTCCAACAGTTTTAGTTACTTTCAAGAGCTGCTTCTGACTACTGTGAAATGAATCAGCCTCAGTGAAAATACACCAAATGGTTTGTTGTTGGCTGCAGGAATGAATGGAAGTGCTTATATGCATTCacagcatctgaggaactgacGACCCAGTggattacttttattattaatgGAAATGTCATGACAACAATCAGAAAACTCTTAGTGTTTGCACAATGTATGGCTAATGTGGTTAACGGTAATATATGTTTTGATTGTATGTCCACgggtcagagctctgtggaaattGTAATACCACAGGACATGTTGAGATGGTGGAAAATTTAATACTAATTTGACACCACTAAACAAGGATTCTGTGGGTTGCTGTGTTTTCACGCTGTCTGTCTCACATTGCACAGACTTTAATTTATTTGCTGAATAGGGGCGCAGTATCGAACCTTTAATTGTTGGATGTGCTTAAAAGGTAcaaactgcagactgtgtttgtctctgttgcAGCTTCAGAATGAGATTATACTTTGTGAGCAAGATTCCTGTGAGACTCCACCAGAACAGGTGAGATGATCGTACCAGAATGTTCATTTATGGGCCCTCTACGTTTACTGACAAAACTTGAATTTAATGTTTCAGAGAATATTCAGGATTTCTGTTGGTACACGTTAGGATTCTGTGGTTACATGAGGTATaatctttgtaaaaaaaaaaacatgctttaatGAAATGGTCAAGACATTTTGTTCCAAAGATGCCCTTTATTATGAGCATGTTGTGTCTCAAAGGTCTTTTCAGGAGCAAGTAAAACTACCTGCAGGaagatttattttaacagtttgtgtAGCCATAAAAAAGCTCATCAAACCTAAATATTCTAGCACCACTAACTTTAAGCATGCTGAGCATTAAAGGGAGGCTTCATAAAACTAAATGAGGGAAAGCTTTTTAAACGGTGTCCCTAAAGGGGCAGCTGGGCATAACTTAATTGGTGAAGTTAAATAACATAGAATCTTAAGATCTGAGTTTCATACCACACAAACTAAATGCTAGTGTACGTGTCGCACTGTTTCAGTGTGACTCATCCTCACTTGCCAATATTTGTCTGAATCAGTCTTCAGTCCAAGTGAGCCATCTTCCAAAAAGAAATCTGGGTCCTCCTACATACTTGTTGATACAATTCCAGTTGAGACATTACCAGATCTTTGCGAAACTTATTTTTGTGCCATGCAGTGAAAATTTTTACTTGTGACTTTTTAGTCAAagcaaacaagaaagaaaagtgTCAGTTTCTCTTCTTTTACTTCTCTGCCCCGTAGAGTTTTAAACTAGCATTTTTCTGGGAGTTTATAGTCCGTtaataaactaaatttactgAGATACATTAATGGTTAAGTGTTGAAATCAGTATATAAAAATAGCTTCTTTAGAATTATGATTTTCAACAAAATGTGTTTGCTTCACACTTTACAAAATACTGTCTGacaatttgttttttatttaaatgatatgacatttatttaaataaatcacGTAATCATCCTTTacaaatgtgataaattgtGGATTTTCCTCTCCAATAGTCAGTAAACAGACTGATGGCAACAGAAGCTGAACTGAAGCAGTGGCTGACAGTGGAGCCCAAATGTAAGTCCTCTGTTCATCCTGTGGTGAAAGCTGTAACCATATTGTAATCTAAGTATTTACTACTAAAATATGAATATCACAAATCACTGCTACAGTTTTAAGCTGCGcatgtgtcaaatattgctaatCAGTCAAgactttcacatttaaatgtttgataTAAAATGTTCTATATTTGACATGATTGTTTTTACTCATCTTATTTTTGCTTCACCCAGTGCTCGCACAAAATCCTGAAATTTTATTTCAAGCTGGAAAAGAGGAGGtatgtgtaaaatgtaaaactgagaAATATTTCCTGCTAAAATTCCAAAtcaaatacataatttttttcatacaaaaaatTTCCCTAACTTGCTTTTGACAGATGCTCAAGCTGTGCTCTCAACTTGAGATGGTTGTTTCGTGTTATGAAGCCAAGAGAGACAAactgagagaaaataaagaactgTATGTAACCTTTTGATAACATAGCAGACATTTCGTTAATTACTGTCCTTCCTCAGAGTATACGAGTACTTCAGAGATATTTTTCCTTTCCGGTTCATTCTCCTCTGAAAGTGTCGTGTCTATTTTTTAGTGAACGGAAGtggctggaggagaagaaggacgTGCTGATCGCTGCCAGTGATCATGTTGAAAGACTACAAATGGAAAAGGAGAAATTATCAGAGCTCAGGTGAGAATGATGGTAAAGTCCCACTAAATGAAAGAAGTTCAGTTTTGGAGGTACAGTGGTCCCTCACCATATCGTGGTTCACTTTTTGTGGTCTCACTGTATCACGgatttttaatttgcatttatGCAAATTTTTTGCTACATCGTGGGATTTTGTGGTATGTCAGTATTCTGATGTATTTATTGCTGTGGCAGGCTGTGTTGAAAAGTACACTAGAGAAATAACATCTGCCTAGTGTGCACTCTGTAGCTAgcacatgcttttattttgacacacagacATCAGCAAGTTTAAAAATGCACCGGAAGTTATCAAACACACTTCACACCCACAGTCCTGAAAACAGTTAACCAAGCTAACTTAACACTTAAGCTAACTAGGCTGACTAACCCCcaactcccatggtgcattaGGGCACAACACTTTGGTCATAGCAACCGGCTCTGCAATCGctacattattttattaatttttgcgGTAAAATAAGCGTTTTCTAGCCTAAAAAATAGAAAGCTATGTAAAAAAGGATATAAGAGATAGTGATTAAAACATATCAAAAGAATATTTAATCGAAATAACGCTTATAGTACAgtgctgggctctgattggctcagcatccgtagcatcagtctcctctgCCTCCCGTGTGTAGCAGCATTCAGCATCTCACCCTGTCCGTTTCACTTGGACGTCTGATCGCTAGCATAGTGTTGCTCTGCGATGTTGTGTGCTTTGTGGGGAGGGTTTacaaagccttaaaatatatacaaataataaaaaaaaattggtcgCTGCTTCACGGATTTTGATCTGCTGCCAGAGTTACATGACGGACTCTCCTGGCGATAGATGAGGGACCGACCACTGTATATTCCCAGCAGAAGTCAGCAAACATTAGAGTAACTGTAGGAgccatattttatttattttgcttctgtttttgtaATTGACCACACAAGACCCCAGAGGGCTGTATTTCTTTTACCTGAGGCTGACGGCCTGGGCTCAAATTAAGGTATTTAACTGATTATGTGATTTTCTTCAGGTGTTGCTGGGTAGAAACGCAGAGCCACACAGTTTTCGACTGTGCTCGACTTTCTTTGCggtttattattttgtttgtgatcaAGTTTAAGTTACGGGTAAAGATTGATAATAAATGACTGGGATTATTTTGACTCTTAAgaatctgtttgtttattttattgtattgtttaTTGCATATTTTTAGTTGACTACACATCAAAACTCTCGAGTAACCACTATCCACAACCAGTAGTGCTAAGTACAGGACATAGCCACTACAGtaacaaatatgtaaaaatactcaaattcAACTATAAAATCCTATAAAGCATCACTTTAATGTGCATGTGTTCCACAGTGTATTACAGGACACAAAGGCAAAAATCCAGAAGATGAAAGTCTACCAGGAAAGGCTGATGGATTCGCTGGGTGACATCCTGGAGAAGCATGTTCCTCTCCCTCAAAATGAATCCGGTGCgagcaagaagaagaaggtgcaGTGGCCTGGTTTACGTTTGAAATCCGTGTTGCTACAGCTCCAGTGTTTCTTACaatcttttgttttcattttcagaacGTTGCACATGAGATACATGAAGACCTGATTTCACTCAATGAAATTCTGGAGGTGGGTTTTCACATAGTACATAGTCAATTCCAGTGTCatgtttctttcatttgaataaaactgttaaatattTAGCTTTGCTGATCCTACCTGGTGTTGCTTATCTGTCCGTTAGGTTTTGTGGTAATGAGAGATTCtagaaaatttattttaagagaTTTTTTCATTAACAACCAATTGTACAAATTCTTTCTTACAGGATAAGAGTGGGGGCTTTAAGTCCCAGTTTACCTGCATTCTGTGAAAAATGTCCCCCTAGGCAAGTTGTACACATAGATGTACAGTCACATTTTGTCTTAGAGTGCAAAGGACAAGAACAGCAATACTGAGCAAAGAGTACTAAACTTTTTTTGAAGGCTACTTAGGTTCACGGGGCTAGAAAATGGTGCCTCTCAGCAACAGATGGTGACCACAGCACATGACATGTACAAGTAAATAGGTTACATTTATGTGTTGAGCATCATTTATCAGATAGCCCTAATTTTCATCTTTAGGATCTCAGTCTACTGTGAATTAATAACGAAACGAAAATACAACTCAGAACCTATTAAAATGTGCTTGATCCTAGTCTCCTCTATCTTCTCTACACCTACAGGTGCTCATGAACAAGGTCCTGAACACACCACACGACCCTTACGTGACGATAGACGACACATTCTGGCCTCCGTACGTAGAAATGCTGCTCCGCTACGGGATTGCAGTGAGGCATCAGGAGAATAACTTCAAGATCCGCCTGGAAACCTTTTTCTAAGCCACTGGCGCATTAGGCCTCTCAAGCGCTTATCTACGAGTGTTTCTAATTCGAGTCTGCTTGTGCAGTGCGGTCAAGCTGATATGAAGGCTAGCTATGCTGGGAAAGCAACGGGGCAAGTGATTAACGTGATCTATATGTGTATCACAGTtgcaaaatgcaattttttttaaatgtgttcatttatggCTCAAGTACTTTTTAGGTCAAGATGTGTTTTGTACGTACAAAATAATTATGTGTAGTTTATAAAGTAGAAAACCTATACATTGCAATCTTCACTATGTGTTGCATTGGAATTTGGTTTAATACTAGatagtttttaaattttatacactgagcaaaaatataaacacagcatgcaaataatcttctgacttctgttttgaggttaaaaaacttttaatttCTGTTGTTATGATTAGAGAAATATTACTTTTAACTATTGGTGCATAAAAGTATTTTTAAGCTGTTCAGCTGGTGACAAATTCTCACCTATTAAGTTAATCTACGTCCTGGTCAGGTGTGGCTTTTAAAGACAATGGTCAGATAGTGTGACCAGTACATCGACATACCTTTAACCAGTGGCTACAAAAGGCCttgttaaaatgcagctttattcaaatgacagCATGCCACAGATG encodes:
- the cenpk gene encoding centromere protein K; amino-acid sequence: MAEVKPGGQLSEAAQSELLDLCEDQFAQLEKLQNEIILCEQDSCETPPEQSVNRLMATEAELKQWLTVEPKLLAQNPEILFQAGKEEMLKLCSQLEMVVSCYEAKRDKLRENKELERKWLEEKKDVLIAASDHVERLQMEKEKLSELSVLQDTKAKIQKMKVYQERLMDSLGDILEKHVPLPQNESGASKKKKNVAHEIHEDLISLNEILEVLMNKVLNTPHDPYVTIDDTFWPPYVEMLLRYGIAVRHQENNFKIRLETFF